The Iamia sp. SCSIO 61187 genomic sequence ACGCCGGCCTCATCAGCGCTCCCCACGCCGGCGAGCTGGACGGGCCCGAGAGCGTCCGGGGCGCCCTGACCGCCCTCGGCGCCGACCGCGTCCAGCACGGCATCCGGGCCGTGGAGGACCCGGGGCTCGTCGCCCTCCTGGTCGACCGGGGCACCTGCCTCGACGTGTGCCCGTCGTCCAACCTGCTGCTCGCCGTCGTCCCGTCGCTTGCCGACCACCCGCTCCCCGCCCTGCTGGCCGCGGGCGTGCGGTGCTCGCTCAACGCCGACGACCCGCTGCTCTTCGGCCCCGGCCTGCTGGAGGAGTACGAGCTGGTGCGGGCCGAGATGGGCCTGGGCGACGAGGACCTGGCCGCCATGGCCCGGTCGTCGCTGGAGGCCAGCGGCGCCCCCGACGCCTGTCGGACCAAGGCCGTCGCCGGCGTGGACGCCTGGCTCGCCGCCTGACCACGGATGGTGCCAGGCACCATCCGTGGTCAGCTCGGGGTGAAGAGACGCTGGACGGCGGCCCGGAAGGGGGCGGGGTCGCAGGCGAGGGCGACGCGCCAGGGGGCGAAGTCACCCAACGTCGACTCGGGGACGGGTCGGCGGTCGGCGACGGTGGCGCCCCAGGCTGCACCCCCACCGGTGTCGACGGCGAGGGGCCAGGTCGCCACCTCGGTGATCACGGGCTGCTCGGCGGCGGCCATCACGGCCAGCAGGTCGTGGCACGGGAACATGCCGGGCGGCGTCTGGCGCACCGACTCGTAGAAGGCCAGGTAGCCGTCCATGGGCCGGGCCAGGAACCGGGCCGGGACGGCGTCGGAGGCGTGGGCGGCGGCCAGCTCGACGTCGGCCTCCAGCAGGGCGGCCATGGTCACGTCCAGGCCGACCAGCAGCGGCGGCTGCTCGGTCGCCCACGGCGCGGCGACGACGGCCGCCGCCGCCTGCGGGTCGTGGGCCACGTTGGCCTCGGCCGCCGGCAGGGCGTTGCCCCCGGCCCGGACGGAGCCACCCATCACCGTCAGCGAGCGGAACCCGTCGACCAGCTCCGGGCGCTCGGCCAGGACGGACGCCAGGGTCGTGAGCGGGCCCGTCGTCACAAGGTCGAGGGCGCCGGGGTCGGCGGCGACGAGGCGGGCCAGCAGGTCGGCCGCGGGCTCGTCGCTCGGTGTCACCGACCCCGTCGCCCACTCGTGGGCGTACCCGCCCAGGCCGTCGGCCCCGTGGACGTGGGCCGCCCGGTCCGACAGCGGCGACGGGCCCGCCGGATCGGTCGCCCCGAGCACCACCGGGATGTCGGGCCGACCGGCGGCGTGCAGGATGCGGCACAGGTTGGCGGCCGCCGCGTCGCGCTCGGTGTTGCCCCACGTCGCCACCAGGGCGACCACCTCGACGTCGGGCGCGGTGAGCGCCCACCAGATGCCGGTGCAGTCGTCGACGCCGCCGTCGTTGTCGATGACGAGCCGACGGGTCACGCGCCGACCAGGTCGGCGAGGATCCGCCGCAGCTCGACGGTGACCCGGTCGGCCCGGGTGTGCACCTCGGCCGTGAGGTCGAGGGGCAGGGCCAGCTCGACGAAGGCCGACTGGAGCGCCAGGTCCTCGGCCACCACCCCCTCCTCGAACGCCACCGCCGCCGCCAGTCGGCCTGGGTCGTGGTCGATGTCGTCGCGGGCCACCGACGTGTGGATCGTGCAGGTCTCGTCGTCGACGGGCTGGACGAAGAAGGTGATCACGTTGCTCCCACCGGCCTCCTCGTAGTCGATCCGCAGCGAGCAGGCGAACGGCGCCGTGTAGCGGTAGGTGACGTGCCGGGTCTGGAGGAGCGGCCGCCGGCCGGCCACGACCTCGGGATCCTCCCGGTTGGGGAAGCGGTGCGACGAACGGACGACCATGGCCGCGTCACCCTCGCGCTCGACCACCGGCGGGTCCACCACCGGGTCCTCGTCGGTCCCGATCGTCGCCGCGTGCACGTACGGGAAGTGGGCCATGTCGAGGAAGTTGTCGACCAGCAGGCCGGCGCCGGCCCGGCACGTGATGGTCGGCAGGTCGCCGGCCAGGAACGCGGCGCGGTCGTCGTCGGCGAGGGGATCGGGCGGGAGCGGGGTGCGGGGCGCGTCGGGCGCCACCCACACCAGGCCCAGGTGGGTCGCCACCGCGGCCGGCGTCGTGGCCGCCGATCGGGGCGGGAGCCGGGCGTCGGGACCGAGCGCCGGGATCGTGGTGCAGGTGCCTCCACCGTCGAAGCACCACCCGTGGTAGCCGCACCGGAGGACGTCGGTCTCACCGGTGCGGTCGACCGACCCCGCCGACAGGGGGGCCAGGCGGTGCGGGCACCGGTCGGCCAGCACCACGACCTCGCCGTCCAAGCGGGCCACGACCCACGCCTCCCCCAGCAGCCGGACGGCCACCGGCTCGTCGCCCAGGTCGGCCAGCCGCAGCACCGGGTGCCACGCGGCGCGCAGGGCCGGGTCGGTGTTGCCCAGGGCCGGGACCCGTCGACGGTCCGGCGCCGACGGGGCGCCCACGGGTGCCGCCTCGACGGCGGTCACGGAGCGGGGTCCAGCTCGGCCTCCAGGGCGTCGAGCTCGGCGGTGAACCGCTCGCGCATGGCCGCCTTCTCGGCGTCGGGGAGCCAGGTGCCGTCGACGCCGTTGAGCACCAGCTCGCGCACCAGCCCGACCGAGTGGCCGTTCTGCCCGCAGAAGTCGACGTACTCCTTGCCGATGTCGGTGTGGAACATCGTCGGGTCGTCGGAGTTGAGCATCACCTTGAGCCCGGCCTCGATCATGGCGTTGATGGGGTGGGTGGTGAGGTCGGGCCACCCGTAGACACGGGCGGTCGAGGTCGGGCAGACGGTGAAGACGATCTGGGCGTCGCGGCAGCGGGCCACCACCTCGGGGTCGTCGAGGATGTGGTAGCCGTGGTCGAGGCGCTCGCAACCGAGCTCGTCGAGGCAGGTCGTGATGTTCACCGGCGGCCCGTCCTCGCAGGCGTGGCTGGTCCGTCGCAGCCCGGCCGCCCCGGCCCGCTGGAACACGGCGGCGAACTTCTCCGGCGGATCCGGCGCCTCGGCCGCGTCCATGCCCAGGCCGATGACCTCCGGCCGGTCGAGGGCGATGAGCTCCTCCAGCCACGCCATGGTGTCCTCGGCGCTGTCTTGGCGGTACACGTCGGCGATCAGCCGGCAGCCCACGCCGAGCTCGGCCTCGGCCCGGCGGATGCCGTCGATGAACCCGTCCACGACGGTCGCCAGCGGCACGCCCCGGGTGATGTGGAGCGTCGGGTTGAAGAACATCTCCCGGTAGCGGAGGTTCCCCGATCGCACGCCGTCCTCCAGCGTCTCGAACGCGACCCGGGCGAAGTCCTCCCGGTCGATCACCGTCGAGTTCACGAACCGGAACGTCTCCAGGAACTCGTAGATCGTGTCGTAGTCGTAGATCGTGCTGATGTCGTCGGTCGGCAGGTCGATGCCGTGCTTGGCGGCCAGGTCGGCCACCGTCTCGGGCCGGAGCGTGCCCTCGACGTGGCAGTGCAGCTCGACCTTGGGCACGCGGCGCAGGTACTCGGTCATGTCCATGGTCGGCCTCCGGCGGCGGTCAGGTGGGGAGCGGGGCGGTGGGGGCGTCGATCGAGCGGGGGGCGGCCAGGACCGTCGCCACCGCCTCCGGACCGCCCTCGGCGTGGGCCGCGACCAGCTCACGCAGCCAGCGCCGGTACTCGAGCGACACCCGGTCGGTGCGGACCGAGATCTCGAAGGCGGGGTCGAGGTGCAGCTCGGGCGGGTCCTGGTTCGTCACCAGCGGCTCGTCCTCGGCCAGGACGAGGTCCTGGAACGCCAGGTGCGGCGTGTCGTCCTCGTCGTGGCGGTCGGTGCGGGCCACCACCCAGAACGAGCGGGTCGTGGCGTCGTCGACGGGCGAGGCGGTCATCCAGAGGTGGCGGCGCACGGGCGTGCCGTCGGGCTCGGGATCGAGGGTGAACCCGATGTCCACGGTGAGCGGCATCGGCACCCGGTAGGCCGAGTACCCGTAGAGGGCGACGTCGTCGGCCTGCATGTCGGGCGGGTCGTAGTCGAAGCGCATCTCGCCGGCCCGGCGCCGGATCGAGGGGATCGGCGGGACGGGCTGGTCCCGGCGGCCCAGGCTGCCGTCGTGGACCCAGGCGAAGTGGGCCAGGTCGACGAAGTTCTCGACCCGGCGCGGCGCCCCGACGGGCCAGGTGTAGGGCGCCCCGGCCACGACCTTCATGGCGGCGTCGTCCCACGCCGGGCAGGCCGGGATCGTCGTGCCGGCGGACCCGTCGAGGCGCACCCACACCATCCCGTAGGCGACCTCGACGTCGTAGGCCGGCAGGCACGCCTTGGGCGGGATGGGACCGTCGGGCATCGACGGGATCTCGACGCACCGGCCGCCGGCGTCCCAGCGCCACCCGTGGTAGCCGCAGCGGATCGTCCCCTCGTCGACCCAGCCCACCGACAGCCGGGCCGAGCGGTGGAGGCAGCGGTCGGCCACGGCCGCCAGCCCGGCGGGGCCGAGGTCGGCCACGGCCAGCTGCCGGCCGAGCAGGGTGACCGCCAGCGGCTGGGGGGCGGCGGCGCGGAGCTCCTCGAGCGTGGCGACCGGGTGCCAGAACAGGGTGAAGAGCCGGCTCAGGTCCGACTCGGCTCCGCCGCTCATGCGATCGACGCGTAGCGGCTGTCGGAGTGCAGGGGGCCGGTGGGCACGCCGTTGCTCCGGGGCGTCCAGGCCCAGATGCGCCACAGCATGCGCTCGCCGGTGAACGGGCCCCGACCGTGCAGCATGCGGTAGTTGTCGATGCAGAGCGCCTCGCCCGGCTCGAGGGTGAAGCGGGGGGCGGCGGCGTCGGCCTCGGCCACCCGCTCGGTCCAGCGGTCGATGAGGGCCCGGTCGGCCTCGGGGTCGGCCGCCTCCGGGTCGGGGGCCATGTAGGGGGTGCGGCGGACGGCGGTGCGGCCCGACGGCAGGGTCAAGACGATGGGGCTGCACGCGGGCCGCATGTCCGGCTCGGTGAGGTCGACGGGGACCTCGTGCACGAAGCGGTGGAGCTCCGGGTCCTCGGCGGCCACCTGGTCGAGCAGGGCGTGCCCGTCGACCAGGACCGATGCGCCCCCGCTGGTGCCCTGCTGGGCGCAGAGGAGGAAGAGCCCGTCGGGGTGGTGGTCGCCGTAGGCGAACCCGTCCACGTGCACCGGCATCGACGCCTCGGGCGGGATCAGGCCCCGGTCGCCCTCGCCGCCCTCCCGGACGGCGGCGGCGTCGGGGCGGGCCAGGAGGTCGCCCAGCACGTCCCCGGCGACCGCCCCGGCGGCGGCGGCGTCGATGCCCCGCCGGGTCAGGACGGCGGCTCCGTCGGCGGCCATGAGGGCCGCGGCCACGCTCGGGTCGTCGGTCCGTCGCGGGATCAGTCCGGCCATGGCGACGACTCTGCGCCACCCCGCCTCCGGGGGCAACGGTCGCGCCGCCCTCTTCACACAGCGTTGACAAACTGTTGATCGAGACCAGGCGCCGGCCTACCGCCCGAAGGCGTCGATCATGGCGTCGACGTCGCCCAGCGGGTAGAGGATCGGGCACGTGCACCCGTCGTCGATGTACTGCTGGACGCCCGCCCGGGCCTCGTCGGGGGTGCCCGAGGCGGTCAGGAGGTGCACCACGTCGTCGGGCACCAGTTTCGACGCCGCCTCGACCTGCTCGTGGGTCGCCGGCCAGGTCAGGACCTCGCCCACCCGGTCGAGCAGGTCCTGGGACACGCCCGACGCCTTCATGATGTGGGGTTGCTGGCCCAGGTACTGGGTGACCATGAGCCGGGCCATGTCGAGGGCGGTCTGGCGGTCCTCGTGCACCGAGCACACGATGAGCTGGGGCCGGTCGATGTCGTCGACCGACCGACCGGCCCGGTCGGCCCCGGCGGCCAGGGCGTCCATGGCCCGGCGGTTGTAGTCGGGCGACACCAGGTAGTTGAGGACGACCCCGTCGGCGATCTCGCCGGTGAGCTCCATCATCTTCATGCCCGTGGCCCCGACGTAGATCGGCACGTCCTTGGGCCGCCGGTCCTGGTACACGTAGTCGAGCTCGACCCCGTCGAGGTGCACGTGCTCGCCGTGCATGGTGACGGTCTCGTCGTGCAGGAGGGCCCGCACCGCGGTCACGACCTCCCGCATCACCCTGAGGGGCTTGGCCCGGGTGATGCCGACCTTGGCCGCCAGCGGGTCCCACCAGGCGCCCAGGCCGAGGATCACCCGCCCGGGGGCGAGGTCGTCGAGGGTCGAGAAGGTGGCCGCCAGCCGGGCCGGGTTGCGGCTCCAGACGTCGGCCACGCCCGAGCCCAGCCGGATCGTCTCGGTCACCGCCCCGAAGGCGGCCAGCGGGACGGTCGCCTCCCGGACCAGCCGGCTCTCGGCCTGCCACACCGCCTCGAAGCCGGCGGCCTCGGCCCGCTGGGCGTAGCGCATCCCGTCCCGGATCGGGTGGGCGTCCTGCAGGTACAAGGCGACTCGGTCCATCACTGCTCTCCGTCGTCGGCGAACTCGGTGGCAGATCTCGGACGAACGTCCCCCATCTGCCACCGAGAACGGATCGTGGGTGGGGTCATGGCATGGCCGCCAGGGCGGCGTGGAGGCGGGTGGCCGCCTCGCGGGCGTGGGCCCGGACCTCGGCGGCGTCGACCCGGGTGGGCCCGTCGGGGCCGAGGACGACCTCGCCGTCGACGACGACCTCCACCGGCCGGACGCCCGGCGTGTAGGCCAGGTGCCACGGGTCCATGGGCTCGTAGGACCAGGTGACCCGGTCGTCGGCGGCCTCGGGCACCAGCTCGTAGCCGGCCTCGAGCCAGGCCCAGGCGTCCTCGGGCGAGGCGGTCAGGTCGTCGGCCCGCAGGGCGACGAAGGCCAGGCGGGCCTCGTCGAGCATGTCGGCCCCGATGCCGTCGGTGCCGAGGGCGACGCGCTGGCCGGCGGCCGCCCACCGGGCCGGCCGGCCGTAGCCCACGCTGTTGTTCTGGTTCGACCGGGGGTTGTGCAGGATCGTGCCGGGCAGGCGCCGGTCGAGGTGGACGGCGTGGGCCAGCAGCCAGTCGTCCCGGGCCCGGTCGGCCAGCCGCTCGGCCGCGCCGAGGTCCTCGGGGCCCTCGGCCACGTGGATGTGCACGCCCACGCCGAGGTCGGCCGCCAGCCCGCACACGGCGTCGAGGGTCTCGTCCGACAGGGTGAAGGCGGCGTGGGCGCCGACGAGCCCGCGCCCCCCGGCCCGGATGAACCGCTCGTTCTCGGCCAGCCCGGCGGCGGCCCCGTCGAGGCCGTTGCGATCGGTGACCTCGTAGCAGCACACGACCCGCACGCCGACCTCGGCGCAGGCCTCGGCGATCACGTCGAGGCTGCCCTCGATGGCCGAGGGCGAGCTGTGGTGGTCGACGATGGCCGTCGTCCCGCACTCCAGCGCCTCGAGGGCGCCGAGCCGGGCCGACGCCCGGATGGTGTCGAGGTCGAGGGCCCGGTCGAGCCGCCACCAGACCAGCTCGAGCACCTCGAGGAAGCTCGTCGGGGTGCGGGGCGGCGGGGGCATGCCGCGCGCCAGGGCCGAGTACAGGTGGTGGTGGGAGCAGACGAGGCCGCCGGTGACGGCCCCGTCGCTGGTCGCGATGGCCACTCAGCCGCGCCGCATCGGGAGGGACGACCGCCACGAGCCGTCGTGGGCGTGGAGGGCGGCCGCCACCGCCCCGGCGGTGGGGACCAGGCCGATCTCGCCCACGCCCTTGATGCCGTAGGGCGCGTCGGGCTGGGGCTCCTCGACGAGGATGACCTCGACCGGCGGCATGTCCTTGGCCCGCAGGATCCCGAGCCCCCGCAGGGTCGTGGTGGTCGGCCGGCAGTCGTCGTCGGTGGGGAAGTCCTCGGTGAGGGCGTAGCCCAGGCCCATGTGCACCGCGCCCTCGATCTGACCCTCGACCAGCAGCGGGTTGACCGCCTTGCCCACGTCGTGGGCGGCGACCACCTTCTCGATGGCCCCGGTGCCGGGGTCCAGGACCACGACCTGGGCGGCGTAGCCGAAGGTCGAGTGGATGACCGGGTTCTCCAGCCCCTCCTCCAGCTTGTTGGTCCAGTCGACGACGTAGCTGCCCTCGTGGTCGACCCCCGGAGCGCAGTCGGCGGCGAGGGCGGCGCGGCAGGCGGCGGCCACCGCGCCGGCGCCCATCAGGGTGCCCCGGCTGCCGGTGGTCTGGCCCTTGCCCAGCTCGCGGCTGGTGTCGACCACGACCCGCACCCGCTCGGGCTCGATCCCCAGCTCGGTGCAGGCGACCTGGAGGGCGACGGTGTGGACGCCCTGGCCCATCTCGGTCCAGCAGTGGCGCACCTCGACGGTGCCGTCGTCCTCGAACCGGACGACGGCCTTGGCCACCTCGTGGAAGCCGTTGCCCAGACCGGAGTTCTTGAGCCCCAGACCGACCCCGACCGGCTTGCCGGCGGCGGCGGCGGCCTCGACGTGCGGCCGGACCGCGTCGAGGCAGGTGCGGGCGCCCTTGCACCCGTCGTCCATGATCTGGCCCGGCCCCCACACCGCACCGGGCGTGATGACGTTGCGGTCGCGGATCTCCCAGCCGGTGAGGCCGGTGGCCTCGGCCAACCGGTCGAGCAGGCCCTCCATGGCGAACTGGGCCTGGTTGGCACCGAAGCCGCGGAACGCCCCGCACACCGGGTTGTTGGTCCGGACGGCGATGGCCTCCACGTCGATGGCGGGCACGTGGTACGGACCGCTGGCGTGGCCGGCGGCCCGCTCGAGCACCTTCATCCCGACGCTGGCGTAGGGGCCGGAGTCGCCCACCATGCGGAACCGCAGGGCGGTGAGGTGGCCGTCGGCGTCGCACGCCCCCTCGGCCTCGATGTGGATGGGGTGGCGCTTGGGGTGCTGGAGGAGGGACTCCTCCCGGCTGAGGGTGCACTTGACGGGCCGGCCGAGGAGGTGGGCGGCCAGGGCGGTGTGGCCCTGGTTCGACATGTCCTCCTTGCCGCCGAACGCGCCGCCGTTCGACACCAGCTCGACGGTGACCTCGTCGGTGCCGATGGCGAGCAGCGAGGCGATCTGGTCCCGGTCGTCCCAGACGCCCTGGCCGCCGGAGTACACGTGGAGCGGCCCCCCGTCGGGGCTCGGCACCGCGAGGGTCGACTCCGGCTCGAGGAAGGCGTGCTCGACGCGCTGGGTGGTGAACGTCTCGCGGACGACGTGGGCGCTGTCGGCGAAGGCGGCCTCCACGTCGCCGCGGGCGTAGGCCGAGCGGGACAAGACGTTGCCCTCGAGGCCCCACACCGCGGGCTCGTCGCTCTCCAGGGCGGCGAAGGCGGTGGCGAAGGGGGTGAGCGGACGGTAGGTGACCTCGACCAGCTCGGCGGCCCGGCGCGCCGTCGGTCGGTCGACGGCGACGACCACGGCGAGGACGTCGCCGAGGTACGAGGTGCGCCCGCCCTCGGGGATCATCACCGGCCAGTCCTTGTGGATCAGCCCGACCCGCAGCTCACCGGGGATGTCGGCCGCGGTCAGCACCGCCTCGACGCCCTCGACGGCGGCGGCCTTGCTCGTGTCGATCCGCTCGACGTCGGCCCGGGCGTGCTGGGCCAGGTGGACGGCGGCGTGGAGGAGACCGTCGACCTGGATGTCGTCGATGAACCCCTTGTCACCCAGGGCCAGGTCCTCGCCCTGGTAGCGGACACCGCGCTCCCCCACCCCGGTGGGCAGGGCGACGGGCGTCTCGGTGCCGGCCGCCAGGGCCTCGACGGCGTCGAGGATCTTGGTGTAGCCGGTGCACCGGCAGAGGTGGCCGCCCAGGTGGCGGGCGGCGGTGTCGCGGTCGAGGCCTGAACCCTTCTTGTCGAGCAGCGCCTTGACCCGCACCACGATGCCGGGCGTGCAGAACCCGCACTGCAGGGCGCCGGTCGCGGCGAAGGCCTCGGCGAAGCGGGCCCGCTCGGCCTCGGGCAGGCCCTCGAGCGTCGTGACCTCCTTGCCCTCGGCCCGCTCCAGGCCGATCTGGCAGGCCACCACCGCCTTCCCGTCGAGCAGGACGGTGCAGCAGCCGCACTGCCCCGACGGCGAGCAGCCGTCCTTGGGCGACAGCACGCCGAGCTCGTCGCGCAGGGCGGCGAGCAGGTGGGGCTGGCCGTCGCCGACGACGACGGGCTCGCCGTTGACCGTGAAGGCGTGGGCCGTGCCGGGGGAGATCGGGGGCGCGGGAGCGTCGGTCATCGGGACCACGTTCACGCGCCTTCAACAATCTGTCAACGCACTCCCGGTTTCCGGCATGTGAAGATGCCCCGGTGACGAGCGAGATCCTCCGCAACCCGGGCCGCGGGCCCCTGCC encodes the following:
- a CDS encoding nucleoside hydrolase codes for the protein MTRRLVIDNDGGVDDCTGIWWALTAPDVEVVALVATWGNTERDAAAANLCRILHAAGRPDIPVVLGATDPAGPSPLSDRAAHVHGADGLGGYAHEWATGSVTPSDEPAADLLARLVAADPGALDLVTTGPLTTLASVLAERPELVDGFRSLTVMGGSVRAGGNALPAAEANVAHDPQAAAAVVAAPWATEQPPLLVGLDVTMAALLEADVELAAAHASDAVPARFLARPMDGYLAFYESVRQTPPGMFPCHDLLAVMAAAEQPVITEVATWPLAVDTGGGAAWGATVADRRPVPESTLGDFAPWRVALACDPAPFRAAVQRLFTPS
- a CDS encoding aromatic ring-hydroxylating dioxygenase subunit alpha, translated to MTAVEAAPVGAPSAPDRRRVPALGNTDPALRAAWHPVLRLADLGDEPVAVRLLGEAWVVARLDGEVVVLADRCPHRLAPLSAGSVDRTGETDVLRCGYHGWCFDGGGTCTTIPALGPDARLPPRSAATTPAAVATHLGLVWVAPDAPRTPLPPDPLADDDRAAFLAGDLPTITCRAGAGLLVDNFLDMAHFPYVHAATIGTDEDPVVDPPVVEREGDAAMVVRSSHRFPNREDPEVVAGRRPLLQTRHVTYRYTAPFACSLRIDYEEAGGSNVITFFVQPVDDETCTIHTSVARDDIDHDPGRLAAAVAFEEGVVAEDLALQSAFVELALPLDLTAEVHTRADRVTVELRRILADLVGA
- the add gene encoding adenosine deaminase is translated as MDMTEYLRRVPKVELHCHVEGTLRPETVADLAAKHGIDLPTDDISTIYDYDTIYEFLETFRFVNSTVIDREDFARVAFETLEDGVRSGNLRYREMFFNPTLHITRGVPLATVVDGFIDGIRRAEAELGVGCRLIADVYRQDSAEDTMAWLEELIALDRPEVIGLGMDAAEAPDPPEKFAAVFQRAGAAGLRRTSHACEDGPPVNITTCLDELGCERLDHGYHILDDPEVVARCRDAQIVFTVCPTSTARVYGWPDLTTHPINAMIEAGLKVMLNSDDPTMFHTDIGKEYVDFCGQNGHSVGLVRELVLNGVDGTWLPDAEKAAMRERFTAELDALEAELDPAP
- a CDS encoding aromatic ring-hydroxylating dioxygenase subunit alpha is translated as MSGGAESDLSRLFTLFWHPVATLEELRAAAPQPLAVTLLGRQLAVADLGPAGLAAVADRCLHRSARLSVGWVDEGTIRCGYHGWRWDAGGRCVEIPSMPDGPIPPKACLPAYDVEVAYGMVWVRLDGSAGTTIPACPAWDDAAMKVVAGAPYTWPVGAPRRVENFVDLAHFAWVHDGSLGRRDQPVPPIPSIRRRAGEMRFDYDPPDMQADDVALYGYSAYRVPMPLTVDIGFTLDPEPDGTPVRRHLWMTASPVDDATTRSFWVVARTDRHDEDDTPHLAFQDLVLAEDEPLVTNQDPPELHLDPAFEISVRTDRVSLEYRRWLRELVAAHAEGGPEAVATVLAAPRSIDAPTAPLPT
- a CDS encoding TauD/TfdA family dioxygenase yields the protein MAGLIPRRTDDPSVAAALMAADGAAVLTRRGIDAAAAGAVAGDVLGDLLARPDAAAVREGGEGDRGLIPPEASMPVHVDGFAYGDHHPDGLFLLCAQQGTSGGASVLVDGHALLDQVAAEDPELHRFVHEVPVDLTEPDMRPACSPIVLTLPSGRTAVRRTPYMAPDPEAADPEADRALIDRWTERVAEADAAAPRFTLEPGEALCIDNYRMLHGRGPFTGERMLWRIWAWTPRSNGVPTGPLHSDSRYASIA
- a CDS encoding LLM class flavin-dependent oxidoreductase; this translates as MDRVALYLQDAHPIRDGMRYAQRAEAAGFEAVWQAESRLVREATVPLAAFGAVTETIRLGSGVADVWSRNPARLAATFSTLDDLAPGRVILGLGAWWDPLAAKVGITRAKPLRVMREVVTAVRALLHDETVTMHGEHVHLDGVELDYVYQDRRPKDVPIYVGATGMKMMELTGEIADGVVLNYLVSPDYNRRAMDALAAGADRAGRSVDDIDRPQLIVCSVHEDRQTALDMARLMVTQYLGQQPHIMKASGVSQDLLDRVGEVLTWPATHEQVEAASKLVPDDVVHLLTASGTPDEARAGVQQYIDDGCTCPILYPLGDVDAMIDAFGR
- a CDS encoding amidohydrolase family protein, which codes for MAIATSDGAVTGGLVCSHHHLYSALARGMPPPPRTPTSFLEVLELVWWRLDRALDLDTIRASARLGALEALECGTTAIVDHHSSPSAIEGSLDVIAEACAEVGVRVVCCYEVTDRNGLDGAAAGLAENERFIRAGGRGLVGAHAAFTLSDETLDAVCGLAADLGVGVHIHVAEGPEDLGAAERLADRARDDWLLAHAVHLDRRLPGTILHNPRSNQNNSVGYGRPARWAAAGQRVALGTDGIGADMLDEARLAFVALRADDLTASPEDAWAWLEAGYELVPEAADDRVTWSYEPMDPWHLAYTPGVRPVEVVVDGEVVLGPDGPTRVDAAEVRAHAREAATRLHAALAAMP
- a CDS encoding molybdopterin cofactor-binding domain-containing protein, producing MTDAPAPPISPGTAHAFTVNGEPVVVGDGQPHLLAALRDELGVLSPKDGCSPSGQCGCCTVLLDGKAVVACQIGLERAEGKEVTTLEGLPEAERARFAEAFAATGALQCGFCTPGIVVRVKALLDKKGSGLDRDTAARHLGGHLCRCTGYTKILDAVEALAAGTETPVALPTGVGERGVRYQGEDLALGDKGFIDDIQVDGLLHAAVHLAQHARADVERIDTSKAAAVEGVEAVLTAADIPGELRVGLIHKDWPVMIPEGGRTSYLGDVLAVVVAVDRPTARRAAELVEVTYRPLTPFATAFAALESDEPAVWGLEGNVLSRSAYARGDVEAAFADSAHVVRETFTTQRVEHAFLEPESTLAVPSPDGGPLHVYSGGQGVWDDRDQIASLLAIGTDEVTVELVSNGGAFGGKEDMSNQGHTALAAHLLGRPVKCTLSREESLLQHPKRHPIHIEAEGACDADGHLTALRFRMVGDSGPYASVGMKVLERAAGHASGPYHVPAIDVEAIAVRTNNPVCGAFRGFGANQAQFAMEGLLDRLAEATGLTGWEIRDRNVITPGAVWGPGQIMDDGCKGARTCLDAVRPHVEAAAAAGKPVGVGLGLKNSGLGNGFHEVAKAVVRFEDDGTVEVRHCWTEMGQGVHTVALQVACTELGIEPERVRVVVDTSRELGKGQTTGSRGTLMGAGAVAAACRAALAADCAPGVDHEGSYVVDWTNKLEEGLENPVIHSTFGYAAQVVVLDPGTGAIEKVVAAHDVGKAVNPLLVEGQIEGAVHMGLGYALTEDFPTDDDCRPTTTTLRGLGILRAKDMPPVEVILVEEPQPDAPYGIKGVGEIGLVPTAGAVAAALHAHDGSWRSSLPMRRG